Below is a genomic region from Armatimonadota bacterium.
CATGAGAGTCGCGATTCTGGCAGAATATCTGATCGGTCGGGGCGGGGAGACGCGGCAACTTCTCATGCTGGCCAGGACACTGCAACATCTTGGCTGGAAGGCCACGGTCTACACATATCTTTATGCACCTGATAGTTGTTTTCCCGAGATCTGCAAGGACCTGGAGATCGTTAGTTTGAAACGGGTACAGGCAGGGAATGGCGAAAGTCGCCCAAGTAGGGTTTTGCTCGGGGCCGGAGTCCGTGACAAACTCACTCGTCTCGCGCGTGCGTTCCTATGGAGATCGAGGCTCTCTCAACTGCTTCCTGCTAATGTAAGAATCTTAAACCCTCACGGGCTATTCGTAGAGCCCGCAGTCGTCTTGGCTGCACGTCGCCTTCGCGTTCCTATCGTCTGGATGTGTAATGACCCTTTGACCCGATTCCAAAGGCACGAGGAACCAACGCCTGTCTCGGCATTGTACCTGCGCTACCACCGACGTTTCGTCAGTAAGGTGGCGGAGATTGCCGTCCTGGATCAGCAAAGCGCCCAGATTGTCGCCCGCTTGTACGGCAGGTCAGCAGCGATTGTTCGCAGTGGAGTGGAGTGGCAGAAACTTGCAACGCCCCTAGCGATCGATTTCGCTGACGACGCTGTCCGACGGTGGCTGGATGGCCGTTTCCGGTGCCTTTCCCTTGGTGTTGCATACCCGCATCGTCGCTTTGAGGATGCTATAAGAGCTGTTGCG
It encodes:
- a CDS encoding glycosyltransferase family 4 protein; amino-acid sequence: MRVAILAEYLIGRGGETRQLLMLARTLQHLGWKATVYTYLYAPDSCFPEICKDLEIVSLKRVQAGNGESRPSRVLLGAGVRDKLTRLARAFLWRSRLSQLLPANVRILNPHGLFVEPAVVLAARRLRVPIVWMCNDPLTRFQRHEEPTPVSALYLRYHRRFVSKVAEIAVLDQQSAQIVARLYGRSAAIVRSGVEWQKLATPLAIDFADDAVRRWLDGRFRCLSLGVAYPHRRFEDAIRAVAQVRAHGVDISYLIAGTFVYAPQYKRMLQEVAKQLGVADHIHFLDRLLDERELIALYQLASVFVFPNERQTWGLGPLEAMAAGTPAVVSTGAGVAEVLTEDETALLFPPRAPGELARQLRKVAEDDMLRLRLARAGQRFVQMTFSWEKYARQMIDIFGRALGASDRTAHGPSLTLD